From Patescibacteria group bacterium, a single genomic window includes:
- the nfo gene encoding putative endonuclease 4 produces MSNIRLGAHLSIAGGFQNALLKIIEIGGNCLQIFSSSPRTWNIYQPKIDQINSFLEYQEKFSIFPVYFHASYLINLADSKDIGEKSVQSLINELILAEKMQIKGTIIHLGSFRQKNEKPSNKQYTLLLNNIQIVLDKTPQTTEFIIENAGNKKLCWSLDEIGFIVKELNNPRIRVCLDTCHLWAAGYDLSSRERFKRFWDYFDKQIGMNFLELFQVNDSKDPQGSFRDRHENIGKGTIPPKTFHLLLTDKLTQDKPFIIETPGFDKKGPDKANLDQLKSLIKYHQD; encoded by the coding sequence GTGAGCAATATCCGACTAGGAGCACATCTTTCAATCGCAGGTGGATTCCAAAATGCTCTTCTTAAGATCATAGAGATAGGAGGAAATTGTTTGCAAATTTTCTCTTCATCTCCTAGAACATGGAATATCTATCAACCAAAAATAGATCAAATTAATTCTTTTCTTGAGTACCAAGAAAAATTTTCAATATTCCCTGTATATTTTCATGCATCTTATCTTATCAATCTTGCAGATAGCAAAGATATTGGAGAAAAATCAGTTCAGTCACTTATTAACGAGCTTATTCTTGCTGAAAAAATGCAGATTAAAGGTACAATTATTCACTTAGGATCTTTTAGACAAAAAAACGAAAAGCCATCAAACAAGCAATATACTCTTTTACTTAATAATATTCAGATTGTTCTTGATAAAACTCCTCAGACAACAGAGTTTATCATTGAAAATGCTGGAAATAAAAAGTTATGCTGGTCACTTGATGAGATAGGATTTATAGTCAAAGAATTAAATAATCCGCGCATTCGCGTATGTCTAGATACCTGTCATCTGTGGGCAGCAGGTTACGATCTCTCAAGTAGAGAACGTTTTAAGAGATTTTGGGATTATTTTGATAAACAAATTGGAATGAACTTCTTGGAACTATTTCAGGTAAATGATAGTAAAGATCCACAAGGATCATTTCGAGACCGCCATGAAAATATCGGCAAAGGAACCATACCACCTAAGACTTTTCACTTACTGCTTACAGATAAACTAACGCAAGATAAACCTTTTATTATTGAAACTCCCGGTTTTGATAAAAAAGGACCAGATAAAGCAAACCTTGATCAACTTAAATCCCTTATCAAATATCATCAAGATTGA
- the ldhA gene encoding lactate dehydrogenase produces the protein MKIAFFEIEEWEIDFLKKQLEGHDLRFETSTVNVDTPLISNIEILSVFIYSSITKELLDKMPNLKMIVTRSTGIDHIDLQACQAKNILVTNVPEYGSQTVAEHTFALLLALSRKIIPSVERTRRSDFTLEGLRGFDLYKKTIGVVGAGHIGQAVIKIAKGFGMDVIVYSKHQRMELAKELGFLYVGFDHLLRVADIITFHVPLTDETKHMFNKKTLPKLKRGCIVLNTARGGIIETEALLMGLEQGIIAGAGIDVLEEECFIKEERQLLTKQFLKECDLKTQLLNHVLVTKENVLVTPHNAFNSQEALQRILDVTVENVLSFVHNHAINVV, from the coding sequence ATGAAAATTGCCTTTTTTGAGATTGAAGAATGGGAGATAGATTTCCTCAAAAAACAACTTGAGGGTCATGACCTTAGGTTTGAGACTTCGACAGTCAATGTTGATACTCCATTGATTTCTAATATAGAAATACTTTCTGTTTTTATTTATTCATCAATTACCAAAGAACTTCTTGATAAAATGCCAAATCTTAAAATGATTGTTACCCGCTCAACAGGAATTGATCATATTGATTTACAGGCATGTCAAGCTAAAAATATCCTTGTTACCAATGTGCCTGAGTATGGCAGTCAGACTGTAGCTGAGCATACATTTGCACTTTTACTTGCACTCTCCCGAAAAATAATTCCTTCCGTTGAGCGCACACGACGAAGTGATTTTACTCTTGAGGGTCTTCGCGGATTTGATCTGTATAAGAAAACAATTGGTGTAGTGGGCGCAGGACATATTGGTCAAGCTGTTATCAAAATTGCTAAAGGGTTTGGCATGGATGTTATTGTTTATTCCAAACATCAGAGGATGGAATTGGCAAAAGAGCTTGGTTTTTTGTATGTTGGTTTTGATCATCTTCTACGAGTTGCGGATATAATTACTTTTCATGTTCCTCTTACAGATGAAACTAAGCATATGTTTAATAAAAAAACACTTCCCAAATTGAAAAGGGGATGTATTGTTCTTAATACAGCACGAGGAGGAATCATCGAGACAGAGGCACTTCTTATGGGGCTTGAACAAGGAATTATTGCAGGTGCTGGTATAGATGTTTTGGAGGAAGAATGTTTTATTAAAGAAGAGCGTCAGCTTCTGACAAAACAGTTCTTAAAGGAATGCGATTTGAAGACTCAACTTCTTAACCATGTATTAGTGACAAAAGAAAATGTTCTTGTTACACCGCATAATGCTTTTAATAGCCAGGAGGCTCTACAGAGAATTCTTGACGTAACTGTTGAGAACGTGCTATCGTTTGTGCATAATCACGCCATTAATGTAGTTTGA
- a CDS encoding phosphoserine phosphatase, which translates to MQKNTYLIIDFDSTIVGVESLDKLAEIVLKNHPQRVQIVEQIKEITVMGMEGKITFDESLKRRLSFFLPTKSDLNMLIDILKQNISRSFLQNKKFLQEYKDAIYVLSGGFREYILPIIRELGLRSDHVFANNFLFDAQGRAVGYNTNNLLAKSQGKTLTVKSLSLEGTVIVVGDGFTDYEIVQQGIADRFIAYTEYVSRPEILEKADKIALVFDDVLEYIA; encoded by the coding sequence ATGCAGAAAAATACTTATCTTATTATTGATTTTGATAGTACGATTGTTGGTGTAGAATCATTGGACAAACTTGCTGAGATAGTACTTAAGAATCATCCTCAGAGAGTGCAAATTGTTGAACAAATAAAAGAGATTACTGTCATGGGGATGGAAGGTAAGATTACTTTTGATGAATCTCTAAAAAGACGCCTTTCATTTTTCCTTCCCACAAAATCTGACCTGAATATGTTGATTGATATCTTAAAACAGAATATCTCCAGGAGTTTTTTACAGAATAAAAAATTTTTGCAGGAGTATAAAGATGCTATTTATGTTCTCTCAGGCGGGTTTAGAGAATATATCCTACCTATTATAAGAGAGCTTGGACTTAGATCCGATCATGTATTTGCCAATAACTTTCTATTTGATGCACAAGGAAGAGCTGTAGGTTATAACACAAACAATCTCTTAGCCAAATCACAAGGCAAAACTCTAACTGTTAAGAGTCTTAGTTTGGAAGGCACAGTCATTGTTGTTGGTGATGGGTTTACAGATTATGAAATTGTTCAGCAAGGAATAGCAGATAGATTTATTGCCTACACGGAATATGTTAGTCGTCCTGAGATCCTAGAGAAGGCAGATAAGATTGCCTTAGTATTTGATGATGTGTTGGAGTACATTGCATAA
- the secA gene encoding protein translocase subunit SecA, translating to MLQFLQKFFDTNNREIKRLDAIVAEINFLEERMRKLREKDFPQKTNELRERVKEGESLDSILPEAFALVREASRRSIGLRHYDVQLMAAIVLARGKIAEQKTGEGKTLSAVPALYLNSLTGRSVHLVTVNDYLARRDAGWMGPIFHLLGVSVSSIINNQSFLFDPEHQDKSAVDPRLAHLRPITRKEAYQADVVYGINSEFGFDYLRDNMAQSLDDTVQRDFYYAIVDEVDSVLIDEARTPHIISAPDEAPSHKYYEYAKLVEKLNPDIDYKIDEKLRTAHLTDHGIAKIEKLFGLANIYEQDFDTVYHIEAALKARTLFHREKDYIVKDNQVILIDEFTGRLLEGRRLSEGLHQAIEAKEGVPIQRESKTLATVSLQNYFRMYEKLAGMTGTAVTEAEEFNKIYKLDVVVIPTHNPIIREDLPDVVYKTTRAKLTAVVDEIVKAHKRGQPVLIGTTSIEKNEIISELLRRKGIKHEVLNAKNHAREAQIIAQAGKKGAVTVATNMAGRGVDIILGGAIPETEEGKKQWEKEHKEILSLGGLYVIGTERHESRRIDNQLRGRSGRQGDPGKSQFFVALDDDIMRLFGGDKIASLMTRFNMPEDVPLTHPFVSRAIENAQVKVEGFNFDIRKHLVEYDDVLNKQREIIYSFRRKVLESSKDGKGLKEDVIKRIKNAVYDLVRLNIESPYTENENINENIIKEFATIIPFDDQSQKQLVLQLEQLPTDEEKADFLIGLAQDLYEKREEQMGSEIMRVIEQKIFLDVIDYLWMDHLDAIENLRQGIGLRGYAQRDPLVEYKNEAFRMFEQLINAIDDAIVHRIYKIQVVQPSTSIHAHMTTNTPQGEISQDNKNSKFSSENTNQTTQNKKKLGRNDPCWCGSGKKFKKCHYPVLG from the coding sequence ATGTTACAGTTCTTACAAAAATTTTTTGATACCAATAACCGCGAGATCAAACGCTTAGATGCTATTGTAGCTGAGATTAACTTCCTTGAAGAGAGGATGAGGAAACTTAGAGAAAAAGATTTTCCTCAGAAAACAAACGAATTGCGAGAAAGAGTAAAAGAGGGAGAATCTCTGGATAGTATCCTGCCTGAAGCATTTGCACTGGTGAGAGAAGCCTCACGTAGGAGTATAGGACTTAGGCATTATGATGTGCAACTTATGGCAGCAATTGTGCTTGCTCGCGGCAAGATCGCTGAACAGAAAACAGGGGAAGGAAAAACTCTTTCTGCAGTTCCTGCTCTCTATCTTAATAGTCTAACAGGTAGGAGTGTTCATTTGGTCACAGTCAATGACTACCTTGCAAGGCGTGATGCTGGGTGGATGGGTCCAATATTCCATTTGTTAGGTGTTTCTGTTTCCTCAATAATTAATAATCAATCATTTCTTTTTGATCCAGAACATCAAGATAAGTCTGCTGTTGATCCCCGTCTTGCCCATTTGAGGCCGATTACTCGCAAAGAAGCATATCAAGCAGATGTTGTTTATGGCATTAACTCAGAATTTGGCTTTGACTATCTACGCGATAACATGGCTCAATCGTTGGATGATACTGTACAGCGCGATTTTTATTATGCTATCGTTGATGAGGTTGATTCTGTTCTTATTGATGAGGCACGTACTCCACATATTATCTCAGCACCTGATGAGGCACCATCACATAAATATTATGAATATGCTAAATTGGTCGAGAAATTGAACCCAGACATTGATTATAAAATTGATGAGAAATTACGTACAGCCCATCTTACTGATCATGGAATTGCCAAAATTGAAAAACTTTTTGGTCTTGCAAATATCTATGAGCAAGATTTCGATACTGTCTATCACATAGAAGCAGCCTTAAAGGCACGAACTCTTTTTCATCGGGAAAAAGATTATATTGTAAAAGACAACCAGGTAATCTTGATAGATGAGTTCACAGGAAGACTTTTGGAAGGACGTCGTCTCTCAGAAGGGCTCCATCAGGCAATTGAAGCAAAAGAGGGTGTTCCGATCCAAAGAGAGTCAAAGACACTTGCTACTGTATCTTTGCAAAATTATTTCAGAATGTATGAGAAGCTTGCAGGGATGACAGGTACAGCTGTTACTGAGGCAGAGGAGTTCAATAAAATTTACAAACTAGATGTTGTTGTGATCCCAACGCACAATCCTATTATCAGAGAAGATTTACCTGATGTTGTATATAAAACAACGCGTGCTAAATTAACAGCTGTTGTTGATGAAATAGTCAAAGCTCATAAGAGGGGTCAGCCTGTTCTTATTGGTACAACATCAATTGAAAAGAATGAGATCATTTCAGAGTTATTGAGACGAAAGGGCATTAAACATGAAGTGCTCAATGCCAAAAATCATGCGCGCGAGGCGCAGATTATAGCACAGGCTGGTAAAAAAGGTGCGGTAACTGTGGCTACCAACATGGCAGGTCGCGGTGTTGATATCATCCTAGGAGGAGCTATACCTGAAACAGAAGAGGGTAAAAAACAATGGGAAAAAGAACATAAAGAAATATTGTCATTAGGTGGATTGTATGTGATTGGTACTGAAAGACATGAATCTCGTCGCATAGATAATCAGCTTCGAGGTCGTTCAGGTCGTCAGGGTGATCCCGGCAAATCTCAATTTTTTGTTGCTCTAGATGATGATATTATGCGTCTTTTTGGAGGAGATAAGATTGCATCTCTTATGACTAGATTTAATATGCCTGAAGATGTACCGCTGACTCATCCTTTTGTTTCTCGAGCAATTGAGAACGCTCAGGTTAAGGTTGAGGGATTTAATTTTGATATTCGCAAACATCTCGTTGAGTACGATGATGTCTTGAACAAGCAGCGTGAGATTATTTATTCTTTTAGGCGTAAAGTTCTTGAGTCATCAAAAGATGGTAAAGGTCTGAAAGAAGATGTAATAAAGCGTATAAAGAATGCAGTTTATGATCTTGTTAGACTAAATATCGAGTCACCATATACAGAAAATGAGAACATAAATGAGAATATTATTAAAGAATTCGCAACGATTATTCCATTTGATGACCAAAGCCAAAAACAGCTTGTACTTCAGTTAGAACAGCTTCCAACAGATGAGGAGAAAGCAGATTTTCTAATTGGCCTTGCTCAAGATCTTTACGAAAAAAGAGAAGAACAAATGGGGAGTGAGATTATGCGTGTGATTGAGCAAAAAATTTTTCTTGATGTCATCGATTATCTCTGGATGGATCATTTGGATGCAATAGAAAATCTAAGACAAGGAATAGGTCTTCGTGGTTATGCTCAACGTGATCCTTTGGTGGAGTATAAAAATGAGGCATTTCGTATGTTTGAACAGTTAATTAATGCTATTGATGATGCAATAGTTCATAGGATCTATAAGATACAGGTAGTGCAGCCTTCAACGAGTATTCATGCTCATATGACGACTAATACTCCTCAGGGTGAGATTAGCCAAGATAATAAAAATTCAAAATTTTCTTCAGAAAATACCAACCAAACGACTCAGAACAAAAAGAAATTGGGAAGAAATGATCCATGCTGGTGTGGAAGTGGAAAAAAGTTCAAGAAATGCCACTATCCTGTTTTAGGATAA
- a CDS encoding rRNA cytosine-C5-methyltransferase, with amino-acid sequence MEHGVSNLPSKFLERIEQLVPPNRKKEVLSAFCAQRPLSIRTNTLKISADQLERILVELGLSFKRVLWNKEAFLLLNDSQKSLEILMKTDFYKNGYFYIQSLSSMIPPLILAPQPNEKILDIAAAPGSKTTQIAALMQNTGEIIANDISKSRIYKLKANLKHQQVTNTKVICMPGQILWQKYPEYFDRSLVDAPCSLEGRINCYDPKTYKDWSIKRIKILSQRERFLLRSAVSATKVGGIIVYSTCTLAPEENEEVIDWLLQKEKDNLDLEPIDLSGLKTDPAILHWGKHVYNSKIKNAIRILPSATMEGFFIAKIRKLRSNFG; translated from the coding sequence ATGGAACATGGAGTAAGCAATCTGCCCTCAAAATTTTTAGAACGAATTGAACAACTCGTTCCACCCAATAGAAAAAAAGAAGTTCTGAGTGCATTCTGTGCACAACGTCCTCTAAGTATTCGCACAAATACTTTAAAAATCTCAGCAGATCAACTCGAAAGAATACTTGTGGAATTGGGACTATCTTTTAAGCGAGTCTTATGGAATAAAGAAGCATTTTTGCTGTTGAATGATTCCCAAAAATCTTTGGAGATCCTGATGAAGACTGACTTTTATAAAAATGGATATTTTTATATCCAAAGTCTCTCAAGCATGATTCCACCACTCATTCTTGCGCCTCAACCTAATGAAAAAATTCTCGATATTGCTGCTGCACCAGGAAGTAAGACAACTCAAATAGCTGCACTTATGCAAAACACAGGAGAAATAATTGCCAATGATATCAGTAAATCACGAATTTACAAACTAAAAGCCAACTTAAAACACCAACAAGTGACTAACACCAAAGTGATTTGTATGCCCGGACAAATACTCTGGCAAAAATACCCTGAATACTTTGATCGTTCACTTGTTGATGCGCCGTGCAGTCTTGAAGGTAGAATCAACTGCTATGATCCTAAGACCTATAAAGACTGGTCAATTAAAAGAATAAAAATTCTAAGCCAACGCGAGCGTTTCTTGCTAAGATCTGCTGTCTCAGCAACTAAAGTAGGAGGTATCATCGTTTATTCCACTTGCACACTTGCACCTGAGGAAAATGAAGAAGTAATTGACTGGCTTTTGCAGAAAGAAAAAGATAATCTAGATCTTGAACCCATTGATCTATCAGGTCTTAAAACTGATCCTGCTATTCTCCACTGGGGAAAGCATGTATATAATTCTAAAATAAAAAATGCGATACGTATTTTGCCATCAGCAACGATGGAAGGATTTTTTATTGCCAAGATAAGAAAACTGCGTTCCAATTTTGGTTAA
- a CDS encoding DNA-3-methyladenine glycosylase, with protein sequence MLYTILIMNYEEVAKYLKKQDPILGRIIDQTSPVKLRQSGNYFSDLVESIISQQLSLKAADTIFRRFVALFPDNEVAPENVLALDIADIRNAGVSYQKILYIQDLAKKTLESDIIFEQFETMTDEEIIEQLTKIKGIGRWTAEMFLMFSMGRPDVFSYGDLGLRRALQNLYGLDHEPTYKEAKKIAERWKPFRTIACCYLWRSREL encoded by the coding sequence ATGCTTTATACTATACTTATCATGAATTATGAAGAAGTAGCAAAGTATTTAAAAAAGCAAGATCCTATTCTTGGCAGGATTATTGATCAAACTTCTCCAGTAAAACTACGACAGAGCGGGAATTACTTTAGTGATCTTGTAGAATCAATTATCTCACAGCAACTCTCTTTAAAGGCAGCGGATACGATATTTAGGCGGTTTGTTGCTCTTTTCCCCGACAATGAAGTTGCTCCTGAAAATGTGTTAGCGCTGGATATAGCAGATATCAGGAATGCAGGGGTTTCTTATCAGAAGATTCTTTACATTCAAGATCTTGCTAAGAAGACGTTGGAAAGTGATATTATTTTTGAACAATTTGAGACTATGACAGATGAGGAAATTATAGAGCAGCTTACTAAAATAAAAGGAATAGGAAGATGGACAGCTGAGATGTTTCTGATGTTTTCGATGGGTCGTCCAGATGTTTTCTCATATGGAGATTTAGGCTTGAGAAGAGCATTACAAAATTTGTATGGCTTAGATCATGAGCCAACATATAAGGAGGCGAAAAAAATTGCAGAGAGATGGAAGCCATTTAGGACTATTGCATGTTGTTATTTGTGGAGAAGTCGTGAGCTATGA
- a CDS encoding lipid II flippase MurJ, giving the protein MTEIIRKGITMLLKRQTNILSAAYVIMATVIISQILGLFRNRLLVSIFGATNELGLYNYASILPDTFFQLIIAAALSSAFIPIFSDYLSKGQEKEAHSMASTLLTLGLIIFLLISFVLFIFAPFFLQLFNLGKNFSIDQMDLMANLMRLLIIGQFIFIIGTFFTALLQSYNHFFLPGFAAAFYNLGIIIGIFLLHNTFGIYSAPLGVIFGAAIYLLFQIPLARKIGFSFTPSSLLWHHEGVKKIFSLMWPRTIQVAVQQAGTIALASVIGFMLDPGRMHLLFDYAKVLMFAPVSLIGFSISQAAFPVLSREKNNLENFKLTFLSSFNQMLYLILPISALILVLRIPIVRLVYGADMFDWEATLITGRTLAFLSLSIFAQGLIVLFYRAFYALHNSTIPLLTSTISTLFLIVLSYIFVILNHLGIESVALAFSLANILQLFLLFVLLDKKIGGFNKSSLAKSLLKFFFTTILTGVALYVPIKILDKFVIDTTRTVNLIILTGISSCAGLSFYLFLTWIFKIREATTYLLIMQRVGNWREILKKSGEVIDANRTNP; this is encoded by the coding sequence ATGACAGAGATTATTCGCAAAGGAATTACAATGCTTCTCAAAAGACAGACCAACATTCTCTCAGCGGCATATGTCATCATGGCTACTGTCATCATTTCACAAATTCTTGGATTGTTTCGTAATCGGCTTCTGGTCTCTATATTTGGAGCAACAAATGAATTGGGTCTTTATAATTACGCATCTATTCTTCCTGATACTTTTTTTCAACTGATTATTGCGGCTGCTTTATCATCAGCATTTATTCCCATTTTCTCAGATTATCTTTCAAAGGGGCAAGAAAAAGAAGCTCATTCAATGGCTTCAACACTTCTTACGTTGGGTTTAATTATTTTTCTTCTGATATCTTTTGTGCTATTTATCTTTGCTCCGTTTTTTCTTCAACTTTTCAATCTAGGAAAAAATTTTTCAATAGATCAAATGGATCTAATGGCAAATCTAATGCGACTTTTAATTATCGGACAATTTATTTTTATCATCGGAACATTTTTTACAGCTTTACTTCAGTCATATAACCATTTTTTTCTCCCAGGATTTGCAGCAGCATTTTATAATTTAGGAATTATTATTGGAATCTTTCTTCTTCACAATACCTTTGGAATTTACTCTGCTCCACTTGGTGTTATCTTTGGTGCTGCAATATATCTGCTTTTTCAAATTCCTCTGGCACGAAAAATAGGATTTTCCTTCACTCCCTCATCACTTCTTTGGCATCATGAAGGAGTGAAAAAAATATTTTCTCTTATGTGGCCTCGAACAATCCAAGTTGCAGTTCAACAAGCGGGCACAATTGCGCTTGCATCTGTCATAGGCTTTATGCTTGATCCCGGACGTATGCATCTTCTCTTTGACTATGCCAAAGTACTAATGTTTGCACCTGTATCCCTCATTGGTTTTAGCATTTCTCAGGCTGCTTTTCCAGTTCTCTCACGCGAGAAAAACAATCTTGAAAATTTTAAACTTACGTTCCTTAGTAGCTTTAATCAAATGCTTTATCTTATTCTTCCAATATCAGCACTTATTCTTGTCTTGCGAATACCCATTGTACGTTTGGTTTATGGAGCTGATATGTTCGATTGGGAAGCAACATTAATTACCGGACGGACACTGGCATTCCTTTCACTCTCTATATTTGCACAAGGATTGATTGTATTATTTTATCGCGCTTTTTATGCTCTTCATAATTCAACTATTCCGCTTCTCACCAGCACCATATCAACACTGTTTCTTATTGTCTTAAGCTATATTTTTGTAATATTAAATCACTTAGGAATAGAAAGTGTCGCACTGGCATTTTCTTTAGCAAATATACTTCAGTTGTTTTTGCTTTTTGTATTGCTTGATAAAAAAATAGGTGGATTTAATAAATCTTCTCTTGCAAAATCTCTATTGAAATTTTTCTTTACCACCATCCTAACAGGCGTAGCACTTTATGTTCCTATTAAAATTCTTGATAAATTTGTCATTGATACAACACGAACAGTAAATCTTATTATTCTGACAGGGATTTCAAGCTGTGCAGGACTTTCTTTTTATCTTTTTCTTACCTGGATTTTTAAGATTAGAGAGGCGACCACATATCTTCTGATAATGCAACGCGTCGGTAACTGGCGCGAAATACTCAAAAAGAGCGGAGAAGTTATTGATGCCAATCGCACAAATCCCTAA
- the serS gene encoding serine--tRNA ligase — MIDLSLLRENPQAIQLAALHKGVTIDVDHILEIDQKYRELTISVQTLREERNRLARLAALSEEKERKKAIEEGRKLKILLEQKEHALSAVKDELQRMLLSIPNPAKPDVKVGKDDSENEVIRKFKEPTKLSFNPRDHVELGEILDIIDIERAAKVAGARFAYLKNDGVLLELALVKYAFDFLIKEGFTPVITPVLIKKEVMRGLGYMEHGGEEDMFYIPTDDLILVGTAEHALVPMHMNEVLNSKELPKRYVGFSSAFRREAGSYGKDTRGILRVHQFDKVEMVSFVEQNKDDDEHEYLLGLEEKLFQSLEIPYQVVKMCTGDLGFPAARKFDLEAWIPSQGKYREVTSVSTVTDFQSRRLNIRYRSADQTLFAYVLNGTAFAIGRTIIAVLENYQQEDGSVVIPEVLRNYIGKDILKPRV, encoded by the coding sequence ATGATTGATCTTAGTCTTCTGCGTGAAAATCCTCAGGCTATTCAACTTGCAGCTCTTCATAAAGGCGTAACAATTGATGTAGATCATATACTTGAGATTGATCAGAAATATCGTGAATTAACGATTTCTGTGCAGACATTGCGTGAAGAACGTAACCGCTTGGCAAGATTAGCTGCTTTGTCAGAGGAAAAAGAGCGCAAGAAAGCGATAGAAGAAGGCAGAAAACTTAAGATTCTTCTAGAACAAAAAGAACATGCATTATCAGCAGTGAAAGATGAATTGCAACGTATGCTCCTTTCTATACCGAATCCTGCTAAGCCTGATGTGAAAGTTGGCAAGGATGATTCTGAAAACGAAGTTATAAGGAAGTTTAAAGAGCCCACAAAACTTTCATTCAATCCTAGAGATCATGTTGAATTGGGTGAAATATTGGATATTATTGATATTGAACGAGCCGCTAAAGTAGCGGGTGCTCGGTTTGCCTATCTTAAAAATGATGGTGTATTGCTTGAATTGGCATTGGTAAAATATGCATTTGATTTTCTCATAAAGGAAGGCTTCACTCCTGTTATCACTCCAGTTCTTATCAAAAAAGAGGTTATGAGAGGTCTTGGTTATATGGAACATGGGGGAGAAGAAGATATGTTTTACATACCCACTGACGATTTAATACTTGTTGGAACTGCAGAGCATGCACTTGTCCCAATGCATATGAATGAAGTATTAAATAGTAAAGAACTTCCTAAACGCTATGTAGGATTTTCATCTGCATTTCGTCGAGAAGCAGGATCATATGGTAAAGATACACGTGGGATTTTACGGGTGCATCAATTTGACAAGGTTGAGATGGTCAGCTTTGTTGAACAAAACAAAGATGATGATGAACATGAGTATTTATTAGGATTAGAAGAAAAATTGTTTCAATCGCTTGAGATTCCTTATCAGGTAGTAAAGATGTGTACAGGAGATCTTGGATTCCCTGCAGCGCGTAAATTTGATTTAGAGGCATGGATTCCTTCTCAAGGAAAATACCGTGAAGTGACGTCTGTATCTACAGTAACTGATTTTCAGTCACGCCGTCTTAATATTCGCTATAGATCAGCTGATCAGACACTGTTCGCATATGTTCTTAATGGTACGGCATTTGCTATTGGAAGAACAATTATTGCTGTTCTTGAAAATTATCAACAGGAAGATGGTAGTGTTGTCATCCCTGAAGTATTGCGGAATTATATAGGCAAAGACATTCTCAAACCCCGCGTTTAG
- a CDS encoding non-canonical purine NTP pyrophosphatase, RdgB/HAM1 family — protein MINSISYITSNPGKAKHMSRLLGYNVEVVSIVIPEIQSLDLQEVISHKTSTAYNLLKKPLFLDDVSLVISAMNRLPGPLIKFFIQELGSEKICDIVNLFNSRDAIAQAIIGYHDGKNMHFFKGEVRGQIALKPSGKKGFGWDNIFIPQGYSKVRAEMTDYEYDQTSPRAIAFNQLKAFLQH, from the coding sequence ATGATAAACTCGATTTCTTATATTACAAGCAATCCTGGGAAGGCAAAACATATGAGCAGACTGTTGGGATACAACGTTGAGGTTGTATCAATCGTAATTCCTGAAATCCAATCATTAGATCTGCAAGAGGTAATTAGTCATAAAACGAGTACAGCCTATAATTTACTTAAAAAGCCATTATTTTTAGATGATGTGTCACTTGTGATTTCCGCTATGAATAGACTACCAGGACCATTAATTAAGTTCTTCATTCAAGAACTTGGAAGTGAAAAAATTTGTGATATTGTTAATCTCTTTAATTCACGAGATGCTATTGCCCAAGCAATAATAGGGTATCATGATGGAAAAAACATGCATTTCTTTAAAGGGGAAGTGAGAGGACAAATTGCGCTAAAGCCCAGTGGAAAGAAAGGATTTGGTTGGGACAATATTTTTATTCCTCAAGGGTATTCCAAAGTACGAGCAGAAATGACTGATTATGAATATGACCAAACATCACCCCGAGCTATAGCTTTCAATCAACTTAAGGCATTTCTTCAGCACTAA
- the ykuP gene encoding putative flavodoxin-2, which yields MQFFIGYATYSSGTLLVSEIIENELNKVSARVVRKDIRYASKNDLKQSDVVILGSPSWWNRHKDGMPHEFMLSFMESLQGFTFPAKKFAIFGLGDTAYAKFCGAVDQLEDFVGSLKGELIVPSLRIDGFFFQQKENEKKVKEWTQKIISHINW from the coding sequence ATGCAGTTTTTTATTGGGTACGCCACCTACTCCAGTGGCACACTCTTGGTTAGCGAAATTATTGAAAATGAACTCAATAAAGTAAGTGCAAGAGTTGTTAGAAAAGATATTAGATACGCAAGCAAAAACGATCTTAAGCAAAGTGATGTTGTTATTCTTGGTTCACCCAGTTGGTGGAATAGGCATAAAGATGGAATGCCCCATGAGTTCATGCTCTCATTTATGGAGTCTTTGCAGGGGTTTACCTTTCCTGCTAAAAAATTTGCTATTTTTGGTCTTGGTGATACTGCCTATGCCAAATTTTGCGGCGCTGTTGATCAGCTGGAAGATTTCGTAGGATCTCTCAAAGGTGAACTAATTGTCCCTTCACTGCGAATTGATGGATTTTTCTTCCAACAAAAAGAAAATGAAAAAAAAGTAAAAGAATGGACGCAGAAGATCATCTCACATATAAATTGGTAA